The Candidatus Limnocylindria bacterium genome has a window encoding:
- a CDS encoding cupin domain-containing protein has translation MDVQVDRHVGNAPDASAIEKQLRAEARDVYGWSNGPGDRYEQHTHAYHKLLYCTHGSIDFVLGDGRTLTLRPGDRMVLPSGTPHGARVGPEGCVCVEGKV, from the coding sequence GTGGATGTGCAGGTCGATCGCCACGTCGGCAACGCGCCGGACGCGAGCGCGATCGAAAAGCAGCTGCGCGCGGAAGCGCGCGACGTGTACGGTTGGTCGAACGGACCTGGTGACCGCTACGAGCAGCACACGCACGCGTACCACAAGCTCCTCTACTGCACGCACGGCTCGATCGACTTCGTGCTCGGCGACGGCCGGACGCTGACGCTGCGGCCGGGCGATCGCATGGTCCTGCCGTCTGGCACGCCACATGGCGCCCGGGTCGGACCCGAGGGCTGCGTCTGCGTCGAGGGCAAGGTCTAA
- a CDS encoding nuclear transport factor 2 family protein, producing MPDPLEAAKTFMDALEARDPERAAAVCAENVQIELPGGDSQLEGRDGARRLVRIAPAFIRRIREQQIDGTTVILRGLTRAPGHFANYTTWTFETDGQLITHVTFAWRPAN from the coding sequence ATGCCTGATCCGCTGGAAGCCGCCAAGACATTCATGGACGCGCTCGAGGCGCGAGACCCCGAGCGTGCCGCGGCGGTCTGCGCCGAAAACGTGCAGATCGAGCTGCCCGGCGGCGACTCGCAGCTGGAGGGTCGCGACGGTGCACGACGCCTCGTCCGCATCGCACCGGCGTTCATTCGGCGTATCCGTGAGCAGCAGATCGACGGGACGACCGTGATCCTTCGTGGCCTCACGCGCGCGCCGGGTCATTTCGCGAACTACACGACATGGACGTTCGAGACCGACGGCCAGCTCATCACGCATGTGACCTTCGCTTGGCGACCCGCTAACTAG
- a CDS encoding Gfo/Idh/MocA family oxidoreductase: MTERLRVGLISFAHVHAPGLANTLGSLEQVDFAGIHDDDEKRGRTAAGAHGTRWHPTLDGLLGASDAVVIASNNADHRRYAEAAAKARVHVLCEKPLATTTADAKAMIDACRSAGVQLGTAFPVRSSPAVMALRDAIAAGSLGRIRAVRATNPGQYPGSWFGDKRQAGGGAAMDHTVHAADAIRWLLGDEFSRVQAELGSFIYGLDVEDCGVMTCDLEGGAFASIDCSWSRPQTFPTWGGVTLHVVGEKGTVDIDVFRQALTHYDDTAGRTRLLGWGDDLTARMVAGFVDAIRAGHPVPISGEDGLRALEVAIAGYRSAETKRPVAIADVRA, from the coding sequence ATGACCGAACGTCTTCGCGTCGGCCTCATTTCGTTCGCACACGTTCACGCGCCTGGTCTCGCGAATACGCTCGGCTCGCTCGAGCAGGTCGACTTCGCTGGGATCCACGATGACGATGAGAAGCGCGGGCGCACGGCGGCGGGCGCGCATGGGACGCGCTGGCATCCGACGCTGGACGGACTCCTCGGGGCAAGCGACGCGGTCGTCATCGCGTCGAACAACGCCGACCACCGCCGTTACGCCGAGGCCGCCGCGAAGGCGCGCGTTCACGTGCTATGCGAAAAGCCGCTCGCGACGACGACCGCGGACGCGAAGGCGATGATCGACGCGTGCCGGTCCGCCGGCGTCCAGCTCGGGACCGCGTTCCCGGTGCGCAGCAGCCCAGCCGTCATGGCGCTGAGGGACGCGATCGCGGCCGGCTCGCTCGGTCGGATCCGCGCCGTGCGCGCGACGAACCCGGGCCAGTATCCCGGCTCGTGGTTCGGGGACAAGCGCCAGGCGGGAGGCGGCGCCGCGATGGACCATACGGTGCACGCGGCCGATGCCATCCGCTGGCTCTTGGGCGATGAGTTCTCGCGCGTGCAGGCTGAGCTCGGCTCGTTCATCTACGGCCTCGACGTTGAGGACTGCGGCGTGATGACGTGCGACCTCGAGGGTGGCGCCTTCGCGTCGATCGACTGCAGCTGGTCGCGCCCGCAGACGTTCCCGACGTGGGGCGGCGTGACGCTGCACGTCGTCGGGGAGAAGGGGACCGTCGACATCGATGTCTTCCGGCAGGCCCTCACCCACTACGACGACACCGCCGGCCGCACTCGGCTCCTCGGCTGGGGTGACGATCTCACCGCGCGCATGGTCGCGGGCTTCGTCGACGCGATCCGCGCGGGCCATCCCGTGCCGATCAGCGGAGAGGACGGGCTCCGCGCGCTGGAGGTCGCGATCGCCGGCTACCGGTCGGCGGAGACGAAGCGGCCCGTCGCGATCGCCGACGTCCGCGCGTGA
- a CDS encoding YceI family protein encodes MVWYIDPYHTQATFSVKHMMVSTVRGRLGKLRGEIDIDPENPHRASFEIGADVTAIDTGDARRDGHLRSADFFDAEKYPEIVFKSSAIFPKGEGKYAVSGDLTIRDITRPVTFDVELEGIGVDGKGGQHLGASASLTLDRKDFGLVWNQPVQNGVLVGDKVKIDVGLEAIDAASAKAMGLAA; translated from the coding sequence ATGGTCTGGTACATCGACCCTTATCACACACAGGCGACGTTCTCCGTCAAGCACATGATGGTCAGCACGGTCCGCGGGCGGCTGGGGAAGCTGCGCGGCGAGATCGACATCGACCCGGAGAACCCGCACCGCGCCAGCTTCGAGATCGGAGCCGACGTGACCGCGATCGACACCGGTGACGCCCGTCGGGACGGGCACCTCCGTTCGGCGGACTTCTTCGACGCGGAGAAGTACCCCGAGATCGTGTTCAAGAGCTCGGCCATCTTCCCCAAGGGGGAGGGCAAATACGCCGTGAGCGGCGACCTCACGATCCGCGACATCACCCGTCCGGTCACCTTCGACGTTGAGCTCGAAGGTATCGGGGTCGACGGCAAGGGCGGCCAGCACCTGGGCGCCTCCGCGAGCCTCACCCTCGACCGCAAGGACTTCGGCCTGGTGTGGAACCAGCCGGTGCAGAACGGCGTGCTTGTCGGCGACAAGGTGAAGATCGACGTCGGCCTCGAGGCGATCGATGCCGCCAGCGCGAAGGCGATGGGCCTAGCGGCCTAG
- a CDS encoding LLM class F420-dependent oxidoreductase has protein sequence MQVGAVFPQLEIGTDPDAIAKYARTIEALGYDHLVIFDHVLGADADRPGGWTGVYDHRSLFHEPFVLYGYLAAITTRLRLATAVIVLPQRQTALVAKQAAEVDVLSRGRLTLGVGIGWNEVEYDALAQRFTDRGRRIEEQIAVLRALWTQEVVDFKGRWHRIDRAGLNPLPVQRPIPIWMGGGWDRQKRALVEPVARRIARIADGWFTHVPANDDGRAAMEAFRRLVQQEGRDPAKMPVEGRLPAAKSGAEEWKRGIETFREMGMASVELNTMGAGYRSLDEHIDALRRFKELT, from the coding sequence GTGCAGGTCGGCGCGGTCTTCCCGCAGCTCGAGATCGGTACGGATCCCGACGCGATCGCGAAGTACGCGCGCACCATCGAAGCGCTCGGCTACGACCATCTGGTCATCTTCGATCACGTCCTCGGCGCCGATGCCGACAGGCCCGGCGGCTGGACCGGCGTGTATGACCACCGTTCGTTGTTCCACGAGCCGTTCGTGCTGTACGGCTACCTCGCCGCCATCACCACGCGGCTGCGGCTCGCGACCGCGGTGATCGTGCTCCCGCAGCGGCAGACGGCGCTCGTCGCGAAGCAGGCGGCGGAGGTCGATGTCCTGTCACGTGGCCGGCTCACGCTCGGAGTCGGCATCGGATGGAACGAGGTCGAGTATGACGCGCTGGCGCAGCGCTTCACGGATCGAGGCAGACGCATCGAGGAGCAGATCGCGGTCCTGCGCGCGCTCTGGACACAGGAGGTCGTCGACTTCAAAGGTCGATGGCATCGCATCGATCGCGCGGGGCTCAACCCGCTACCGGTGCAGCGGCCAATTCCGATCTGGATGGGTGGTGGCTGGGACCGGCAGAAGCGAGCGCTCGTTGAGCCCGTGGCGAGACGTATCGCGAGGATCGCCGACGGCTGGTTCACCCACGTCCCCGCGAACGACGATGGCCGCGCGGCGATGGAGGCCTTCCGTCGTCTGGTCCAGCAAGAAGGACGCGATCCAGCCAAGATGCCCGTCGAGGGACGCCTGCCCGCTGCGAAGAGTGGCGCGGAAGAGTGGAAGCGCGGCATCGAAACGTTCCGCGAGATGGGGATGGCGAGCGTCGAGCTCAACACGATGGGCGCCGGCTACCGCTCGCTGGATGAGCACATCGACGCACTCCGGCGTTTCAAGGAGCTGACCTAG
- a CDS encoding MarR family transcriptional regulator has product MRAGLAVTRAMDRDAEATGRLLFSEHHILATLHESPPIGVRPTELAERTGLTKSGLTRAIDRLESQHLIERRVCPSDARGQLIVMTALGQRVLKRAAPEHFRSIARNFADHLTDREVDVITTALGRVASTAGRD; this is encoded by the coding sequence ATGCGCGCTGGCCTGGCGGTGACGCGCGCGATGGATCGCGACGCGGAGGCGACGGGACGACTTCTCTTCTCCGAGCACCACATCCTCGCCACGCTCCACGAGAGCCCACCCATCGGCGTGCGCCCGACCGAGCTCGCCGAGCGGACCGGGCTGACGAAGAGCGGTCTCACAAGGGCGATCGACCGGCTCGAGTCGCAGCACCTGATCGAGCGCCGGGTGTGCCCCTCAGACGCGCGGGGACAGCTCATCGTGATGACCGCGCTCGGCCAGCGCGTCCTCAAACGCGCTGCGCCGGAGCACTTCCGGTCGATCGCTCGCAACTTCGCCGATCATCTGACGGACCGCGAGGTCGACGTGATCACGACCGCGCTGGGACGCGTGGCCAGTACCGCCGGCCGCGACTAG
- a CDS encoding Gfo/Idh/MocA family oxidoreductase has product MPLRIGVLGTGFAGSMHARSALAIDGAQVVAVAAVPLDEATALAKECGARVASAEDICAADDIDLVVVATPTYLHAGHATAAARGGKHVFCEKPLARTLADAEAMVRACDEAGVTLAVGHVVRFFPEYRQAKQLLDAGTLGRPAIVTMTRGNFSVGSARGWYLDEEKSGGVVLDLMLHDLDTVRWWFGEPSRIYARRFKGNGGLEYALATIRYDDRPIVQVEASWAEHAGFRTGFELRGDRGMLVHDSRTASPVALQSPSGPAGPAMMATPTLHETPYLVQLRDLFARIARGERPLVDGHEGLRSLALGLAVIRSADTGEVVSWRAPA; this is encoded by the coding sequence ATGCCACTCCGGATCGGCGTGCTCGGCACGGGATTCGCCGGTTCGATGCACGCGCGCAGCGCACTCGCGATCGACGGCGCGCAGGTCGTCGCCGTGGCTGCGGTCCCGCTCGATGAGGCGACGGCCCTCGCGAAGGAGTGCGGCGCTCGCGTCGCGAGCGCGGAAGATATCTGCGCCGCGGACGACATCGATCTCGTCGTTGTCGCGACGCCGACGTACCTGCATGCGGGGCACGCGACTGCGGCGGCGCGTGGCGGCAAGCACGTGTTCTGCGAGAAGCCGCTGGCGCGGACGCTCGCCGACGCCGAGGCGATGGTGCGTGCGTGTGACGAGGCGGGCGTCACGCTCGCCGTCGGACACGTCGTTCGCTTCTTCCCCGAGTACCGTCAAGCGAAACAGCTGCTCGACGCCGGGACGCTCGGCCGTCCCGCGATCGTGACGATGACGCGCGGGAACTTCTCGGTGGGCTCAGCTCGAGGCTGGTACCTCGATGAGGAGAAGAGCGGCGGCGTGGTGCTCGACCTCATGCTGCACGACCTGGACACCGTTCGCTGGTGGTTCGGCGAGCCGTCGCGCATCTACGCGAGGCGATTCAAGGGGAATGGCGGCCTCGAGTACGCGCTCGCGACGATCCGCTACGACGACCGGCCGATCGTGCAGGTCGAGGCGAGCTGGGCTGAACACGCGGGCTTCCGCACCGGCTTCGAGCTCCGCGGCGATCGCGGGATGCTCGTGCACGACAGTCGCACCGCGTCGCCTGTCGCGCTCCAGTCGCCGTCGGGCCCCGCCGGTCCGGCGATGATGGCCACGCCGACGCTGCACGAGACGCCTTACCTCGTGCAGCTGCGAGACCTGTTCGCGCGCATCGCGCGCGGCGAACGGCCGCTCGTCGACGGGCACGAGGGATTGCGGTCGCTCGCGCTCGGCCTGGCGGTCATCCGCTCCGCCGACACCGGCGAGGTCGTGAGCTGGAGAGCGCCGGCATGA
- a CDS encoding ABC transporter substrate-binding protein produces MTDTNIRYSPTRRRLLRDATLTSLGLIAAACAPGTSGTTSTSTTGGGTSAKGGEFHGAWPYVLAPQGHWNYYATNAILGGSIYTDLFISSLAVYNWATAKYEFWAAESAKQNGDNYEVKLRSGLKWDDGKAFTAKDVVTTYWVGRLASYGIWNFIDKVEAIDDLNVRFHYTKPTSLGERLILRNGIKPDSIFGPLAKKAQDFYTGGGTNSTDAGKALIKEMNDFRPTAPYSIGPYKIDSASVTAAQLTMVRNAGGLFADKVNFDKIVIYQGETAEVTPLVLNGDVDYATHGFPLATDKAFQDKGYRIVRGPIFTGPALYFSWDNAPEFQDKRLRQAVAMAFNREEAGKIFYGTSARAPKYMAGFPDSLVPNWVNSADQSKLNAYAFDTAKADALMKDMGYAKGTDGIYAKGGKALSFELYFPSDFQDWAAAATYASDALNKFGIKITPRGAIRSTQLPDMNNDKFQIGLNPWGIGNPHPQASLVRPFREFNKDATGGGMKYPLTQTYSGGSINFDTVLDDAITGYDTAKQKDPITKLAIAFNELLPIIPIYERLNNNPINDKVRVTGWKPEGDPIYTQGGGDNFTIVMLMDGTLHKV; encoded by the coding sequence ATGACCGATACCAACATTAGATATTCACCGACACGGCGGCGCTTGCTCCGTGACGCAACGCTCACCAGCCTTGGACTGATCGCGGCCGCATGCGCACCGGGCACAAGTGGAACGACATCGACGAGCACGACCGGCGGTGGCACGTCGGCGAAGGGTGGCGAGTTCCACGGTGCGTGGCCGTACGTGCTCGCGCCACAGGGTCACTGGAACTATTACGCGACGAACGCGATCCTTGGTGGCAGCATCTACACCGACCTGTTCATCTCTTCGCTCGCCGTCTACAACTGGGCGACCGCCAAGTACGAGTTCTGGGCCGCCGAGTCAGCGAAGCAGAACGGCGACAACTACGAGGTCAAGCTTCGCTCCGGCCTGAAGTGGGACGACGGCAAAGCGTTCACCGCGAAGGACGTCGTCACCACCTACTGGGTCGGCCGCCTCGCGAGCTACGGCATCTGGAACTTCATCGATAAGGTCGAGGCCATCGACGACCTCAACGTCCGCTTCCACTACACGAAGCCGACCAGCCTCGGCGAGAGGCTCATCCTCCGCAACGGCATCAAGCCCGATTCCATCTTCGGCCCACTCGCGAAGAAGGCGCAGGACTTCTACACCGGTGGTGGCACGAACTCGACCGACGCGGGCAAGGCGCTCATCAAGGAGATGAACGACTTCCGTCCGACAGCCCCGTACTCGATCGGTCCATACAAGATCGACAGCGCGAGCGTGACCGCGGCCCAGCTCACGATGGTCCGCAACGCCGGCGGCCTGTTTGCCGACAAGGTGAACTTCGACAAGATCGTGATCTACCAGGGCGAGACCGCCGAAGTCACTCCGCTCGTCCTGAACGGCGACGTCGACTACGCGACGCACGGCTTTCCGCTCGCCACCGACAAGGCATTCCAGGACAAGGGCTACCGCATCGTTCGCGGTCCGATCTTCACCGGGCCGGCGCTCTACTTCAGCTGGGACAACGCACCCGAGTTCCAGGACAAGCGACTGCGACAGGCGGTCGCCATGGCCTTCAACCGTGAAGAGGCCGGCAAGATCTTCTACGGAACGTCGGCCCGCGCGCCGAAGTACATGGCGGGCTTCCCGGACAGCCTGGTGCCCAACTGGGTCAACAGCGCCGACCAGTCCAAGCTGAACGCCTACGCCTTCGACACCGCCAAAGCCGACGCGCTCATGAAGGACATGGGCTACGCCAAGGGCACGGACGGCATCTACGCCAAGGGCGGGAAGGCGCTCTCCTTCGAGCTCTACTTCCCGAGCGACTTCCAGGACTGGGCCGCGGCGGCCACGTATGCCTCCGACGCGCTCAACAAGTTCGGCATCAAGATCACGCCTCGCGGCGCGATCCGGTCGACGCAGCTGCCGGACATGAACAACGACAAGTTCCAGATCGGACTGAACCCCTGGGGCATCGGAAACCCGCACCCGCAGGCTTCACTCGTCCGACCGTTCCGGGAGTTCAACAAGGACGCCACGGGCGGCGGCATGAAGTACCCGCTCACCCAGACGTACTCCGGCGGCTCGATCAACTTCGACACGGTCCTCGACGATGCGATCACGGGTTACGACACCGCCAAGCAGAAGGACCCCATCACGAAGCTCGCGATCGCGTTCAACGAGCTGCTTCCGATCATCCCGATCTACGAACGGCTCAACAACAACCCGATCAACGACAAGGTCCGCGTCACCGGTTGGAAGCCCGAAGGCGATCCCATCTACACCCAGGGTGGTGGCGACAACTTCACCATCGTCATGCTCATGGACGGGACGCTGCACAAGGTCTGA
- a CDS encoding YdcF family protein — MSGGPSESVAAYPEIIVVLGGGMLLDGSPASATLARARAAADVARAHPEAAIICSGSHGVGRKPRRSEAASMADLIAAEGIDQRRIFLEDQSRDTIGNAVFVGERYLRTTAPRPVYVVTSPFHVERSVETFRSVLGPAWDIEGVASAPAPDDAERARHERRFLEQTREFLAGISPGEVSRISAKLRARR; from the coding sequence GTGAGCGGCGGGCCGTCCGAGTCGGTCGCCGCGTACCCCGAGATCATCGTCGTGCTCGGCGGCGGGATGCTTCTCGACGGATCGCCTGCATCGGCAACGCTGGCGCGAGCGAGGGCAGCCGCGGATGTCGCTCGAGCGCATCCGGAGGCGGCGATCATCTGTTCGGGCAGTCACGGCGTAGGCCGGAAGCCGCGACGCAGCGAAGCGGCGTCGATGGCCGACCTCATCGCCGCGGAAGGGATCGACCAAAGGCGGATCTTCCTCGAGGACCAGTCGCGCGACACGATCGGCAACGCGGTCTTCGTCGGCGAGCGCTATCTGCGCACGACCGCACCGCGACCGGTGTACGTCGTCACATCGCCGTTCCACGTCGAGCGATCGGTCGAGACATTCCGATCCGTGCTCGGACCGGCATGGGACATCGAGGGCGTCGCCAGCGCGCCCGCCCCGGATGACGCTGAGCGCGCCAGACACGAGCGACGGTTCCTGGAGCAGACACGCGAATTCCTCGCCGGGATCTCTCCCGGCGAGGTCTCGCGGATCAGTGCGAAGCTACGCGCGCGCCGATAA